One segment of Bradyrhizobium sp. CB2312 DNA contains the following:
- a CDS encoding nitronate monooxygenase yields the protein MWSDRRVVELFGIDHPIVLAPMAGFCTVELAAAVSNAGGLGSIGCAIMAPELVLKNVAELRRLTTKPINLNFFCHDPAKADAARERAWHEKLASYYRELGIDPATVTPRLDLAPFGEAACAVVEDVRPEVVSFHFGLPEPRLVDRVKAAGCKVISSATTVDEACWLEKHGADAIIAQGYDAGGHRGIFLDSDRKRAIASQAGTFALVPQVADAVGVPVIAAGGIADGRGIAAAFALGAAGAQIGTAFLLCTETATPPLHREALRNARANRTVVTNVFSGRPARVLVNRLAAEIGPWSDAAPDFPLPMGELPPLRAAAEPNGSADFMPLWSGQAAALVREMPAKMLIDILVREATRFGGG from the coding sequence ATGTGGTCCGACCGACGTGTCGTTGAACTATTTGGGATCGACCATCCCATCGTGCTGGCGCCGATGGCCGGATTTTGCACGGTCGAACTTGCGGCCGCGGTGTCCAATGCCGGCGGCCTCGGCTCGATCGGTTGCGCGATCATGGCCCCGGAACTCGTTTTGAAGAATGTCGCGGAGCTCCGACGACTGACGACGAAACCGATCAACCTCAATTTCTTCTGCCACGATCCGGCGAAAGCGGACGCCGCTCGCGAGCGAGCCTGGCACGAGAAGCTTGCGTCCTATTATCGCGAACTCGGCATCGACCCTGCAACGGTGACACCGCGCCTCGATCTCGCTCCCTTCGGCGAGGCGGCGTGCGCCGTGGTCGAGGATGTCAGGCCGGAGGTGGTGAGCTTTCATTTCGGCTTGCCCGAGCCCAGGCTGGTCGATCGGGTCAAGGCCGCAGGCTGCAAGGTGATTTCATCCGCGACGACGGTCGACGAAGCATGCTGGCTCGAAAAGCATGGCGCTGATGCGATCATCGCGCAGGGATATGATGCCGGAGGGCATCGCGGCATATTCCTCGATTCCGATCGCAAGCGCGCGATCGCCTCGCAGGCCGGTACATTTGCCCTGGTGCCCCAGGTGGCCGACGCCGTCGGCGTGCCCGTGATCGCTGCAGGCGGAATCGCGGATGGGCGAGGGATCGCGGCGGCGTTCGCGCTCGGAGCCGCCGGCGCGCAGATCGGGACTGCATTTCTGCTTTGTACCGAGACGGCGACACCCCCGCTCCATCGCGAGGCGCTGCGGAATGCGCGGGCAAACCGGACTGTCGTGACAAACGTGTTCTCCGGACGACCGGCGAGAGTTCTTGTCAATCGCCTTGCCGCCGAGATCGGTCCCTGGTCGGACGCGGCACCGGACTTTCCACTGCCGATGGGCGAGCTGCCGCCGCTGCGTGCTGCGGCGGAGCCGAATGGGAGCGCCGACTTCATGCCACTCTGGTCAGGGCAGGCAGCCGCGCTTGTGCGGGAAATGCCTGCCAAAATGCTGATCGACATCCTGGTGCGGGAAGCCACCAGGTTTGGGGGCGGCTGA
- a CDS encoding adenylate/guanylate cyclase domain-containing protein, which translates to MTDDKVKRRLTTVLCADVYGYSRLMEADETGTLETLRRYRTAIARLVERHDGRIVNTWGDAVIAEFASVVEAVQCAVEIQQEISSQGSDAPQANPMQFRIGINLGDVMVDGSDIYGDGVNIASRLQELADPGGVVISSSVYDQVHNKLSVGFDCLGQRPMKNIAPMTSYRLTLGGGTAGQGSFPIKGNATPSERARAPRMEDRRAPPSSTNVVTDWLRKLPRPVAAALTVSVFLILINLFTGHKIWFHWPVAAILFAVALRTALGHRPQSDSKPER; encoded by the coding sequence ATGACCGACGACAAGGTGAAACGACGACTGACAACCGTGCTGTGCGCTGACGTGTACGGCTATTCTCGTCTCATGGAAGCGGACGAGACCGGAACGTTGGAGACGCTCCGCCGCTACCGCACCGCCATTGCGCGACTGGTCGAGCGTCATGACGGCCGCATCGTGAATACCTGGGGCGATGCCGTGATCGCCGAGTTCGCCAGCGTCGTCGAGGCCGTTCAATGCGCGGTCGAGATTCAGCAGGAAATTTCCAGTCAAGGTTCGGACGCGCCTCAGGCGAACCCGATGCAGTTTCGCATCGGCATCAACCTCGGCGACGTGATGGTCGATGGTTCCGACATCTATGGCGACGGGGTCAATATCGCATCGCGGCTGCAAGAACTCGCTGACCCCGGCGGCGTCGTGATCTCGAGCTCCGTCTACGATCAGGTGCACAACAAATTATCCGTTGGCTTCGACTGTCTCGGCCAGCGCCCCATGAAGAACATTGCTCCCATGACCAGCTATCGGCTGACCCTTGGCGGCGGGACCGCCGGGCAAGGGAGCTTCCCGATCAAGGGAAACGCAACGCCCTCGGAGAGAGCGCGTGCTCCGCGAATGGAAGACAGGCGCGCGCCACCATCGTCGACGAATGTCGTCACGGATTGGCTCAGAAAGCTGCCCCGGCCGGTTGCAGCGGCACTCACGGTGTCGGTCTTCCTGATTCTGATCAATCTCTTCACTGGCCATAAGATCTGGTTCCATTGGCCAGTCGCAGCCATTCTCTTTGCCGTGGCCTTGCGGACGGCGCTTGGACATCGACCTCAATCGGACAGCAAGCCAGAGCGCTGA
- a CDS encoding YbaK/EbsC family protein encodes MSLESVRAFFADKAPDISVIESPISSATVTLAAEAYGVEPGMIAKTLSLRVGERVILIVAAGTSRMDNKKVKTQFGGKPKMLGLEEVADITGHEVGGVCPFGLKSPLPVYCDVSLKAFDVVVPAAGSTHSAVRIAPDRMAELVGAEWIDVCEVRP; translated from the coding sequence ATGAGCCTGGAATCCGTTCGCGCCTTCTTCGCCGACAAAGCCCCCGACATCTCCGTCATCGAATCCCCGATCAGCTCCGCGACCGTGACGCTGGCCGCCGAGGCCTATGGTGTCGAGCCGGGTATGATCGCCAAGACGCTGTCCTTGCGCGTCGGCGAACGCGTGATCCTGATCGTCGCGGCCGGCACCTCACGGATGGACAACAAGAAGGTCAAGACGCAGTTCGGCGGCAAGCCGAAGATGCTGGGGCTGGAAGAGGTCGCCGACATCACCGGCCATGAGGTCGGCGGCGTCTGCCCGTTCGGGCTGAAATCACCGCTGCCGGTCTATTGCGACGTCTCGCTGAAGGCGTTCGATGTCGTGGTGCCGGCCGCCGGCTCGACCCACAGCGCCGTGCGCATCGCGCCGGACCGCATGGCGGAGCTCGTCGGCGCCGAGTGGATCGACGTTTGCGAGGTCAGGCCTTAG
- a CDS encoding SDR family oxidoreductase → MTSERKVAVITGASRGIGAALLGAYRDIGYHVVATSRSIAKSEDPSTLAVEGDITSARTADRIVGLAIERFGRIDTLINNAGLFIAKPFTEYSEADFATMVGVNLAGFFHLTQRAAARMLLAGSGHIVNITATIAEQPMASLAAALAALTKGGLNAITRSLAIEYASRNIRVNAVSPGAIATPMHAPEALGFLASLQPMGRMGETREVVDAVMYLERAAFVTGEVMHVDGGASAGRW, encoded by the coding sequence ATGACATCCGAACGGAAAGTTGCCGTCATCACCGGGGCATCGCGAGGCATTGGCGCGGCGTTGCTCGGGGCCTATCGCGACATCGGCTATCACGTCGTTGCCACCTCCCGTTCGATTGCAAAGAGCGAAGATCCGTCGACTCTTGCGGTCGAGGGCGACATAACCAGCGCAAGAACCGCCGATCGCATCGTGGGACTGGCCATCGAACGCTTCGGACGGATCGATACGCTCATCAACAACGCCGGCCTTTTCATTGCAAAACCCTTTACGGAGTATTCCGAAGCCGACTTTGCCACGATGGTCGGGGTCAATCTCGCGGGCTTCTTCCACCTGACGCAGCGGGCGGCGGCGAGGATGCTGCTCGCGGGCTCGGGTCACATCGTCAACATCACGGCCACGATCGCCGAGCAGCCGATGGCCTCGCTGGCAGCGGCGCTCGCGGCACTGACCAAAGGCGGGCTCAACGCGATCACCCGCTCGCTCGCGATCGAGTACGCAAGCCGGAATATCCGCGTGAACGCCGTTTCTCCGGGTGCGATCGCGACCCCGATGCACGCGCCGGAAGCGCTTGGCTTCCTCGCGAGCCTGCAGCCAATGGGCCGCATGGGCGAAACACGGGAGGTCGTCGATGCCGTGATGTATCTGGAGCGAGCGGCCTTTGTCACCGGCGAGGTCATGCATGTCGACGGCGGCGCGTCCGCTGGTCGCTGGTAG
- a CDS encoding AraC family transcriptional regulator: MNSSGGNQELAPQPTPPGKRSFNKYGVAGLLASSATRGWSNLAAELRSHSGTVTWNKPQPDAEVCIDVRGSRSVITRRLDGVIDSTVSERGTIWLRPAGVQEGLIDMSEPVPAILHLYLPPSRFSSDHFGDGFNTTAIRSLHREGGFHDPLLAEIAYAIMSELEHETSAGRLLAETLALSLVARLIQNHAGASPSDLANPASREGLDRRRLARVLDYIEANLESDLTVARLASVACLSEFHFSRAFKTAFGESPHRHVSARRLERAKDLLCDADRALVDIALTLRFSCQANFTRAFRRATGQTPAQYRRSLLA, from the coding sequence GTGAATTCATCTGGTGGAAATCAGGAATTGGCACCTCAGCCGACGCCGCCGGGCAAACGCAGCTTCAACAAATACGGCGTCGCCGGGCTGCTGGCCTCATCGGCCACGCGGGGTTGGTCGAATCTCGCGGCGGAGCTTCGCAGCCACAGCGGTACGGTCACCTGGAACAAGCCGCAGCCGGATGCCGAGGTCTGCATCGATGTCCGCGGCAGTCGGTCCGTCATCACGCGACGGCTGGACGGGGTCATCGATTCGACCGTGTCCGAACGCGGAACGATCTGGCTGCGTCCGGCCGGCGTGCAGGAAGGCCTGATCGACATGTCCGAGCCGGTGCCAGCGATACTGCATCTCTACCTTCCTCCCAGTCGGTTCTCGTCGGACCATTTTGGGGACGGGTTCAACACGACGGCGATCAGGTCACTCCATCGCGAGGGTGGTTTCCACGATCCGCTGCTTGCCGAGATCGCCTACGCCATCATGTCCGAACTGGAACACGAGACTTCCGCGGGCAGGCTGCTCGCCGAAACCCTGGCGTTGAGTCTGGTGGCAAGATTGATCCAGAACCATGCCGGTGCGTCGCCGTCCGACCTGGCCAACCCCGCTTCAAGGGAGGGGCTCGACCGGCGCAGACTGGCGCGCGTGCTTGACTATATCGAAGCCAATCTGGAAAGCGATCTGACGGTGGCGCGGCTGGCCTCGGTTGCCTGCCTGAGCGAATTTCATTTCTCGCGCGCGTTCAAGACCGCCTTCGGCGAATCGCCGCATCGGCATGTCAGTGCAAGGCGCCTCGAACGCGCCAAGGATCTGCTCTGCGACGCCGACCGGGCCCTGGTCGACATCGCGCTCACGCTCAGGTTTTCGTGTCAGGCCAATTTCACCCGTGCATTCCGGCGCGCCACCGGCCAGACGCCGGCGCAATATCGGCGCAGCCTGCTGGCCTGA